The Streptomyces racemochromogenes DNA segment GCAACCGGCTCACCGCCCGCGGCCGTCAGCTCCGCCTGGGCCGCGAGGGCCTGTGGTACGCCTACGAGTCCCGCCCGGACGCCGACGACTGGTGGCCCACCGGCAGCCCGTCGCCGGATCCGGTCACCGCCCTGCTGCGCTGACCTCGCCCGCCCAGGCGGACAGGGCCGCGAAGTCCCGGTCGCGCAGGCCGTGGCGGGGATGGACGCGCAGCAGGAGACTCGGTGCCGGGTGGTGGGCGCAGACCCAGGCACGGTCCTGCGGGGTGATCATGTCGTCGACCCAGGCGAAGGGCCGGCCGGCCGCCCAGTCGAGCAGCGGGCGGGTCTTCCAGGAGAGGCCGTCGGGGTCCTTGGCGAAGAGTTCCGGCCACTCGACCACGGGCAGGTCGGCGGGGAGTCCGATGTGCGGGGAGATCAGGGTGTTGGCCTGGTGGGTCCAGGCCGTGGCCCAGGCCAGCTCGAAGGGCAGGGCCTGGAGCCGGGCGCCGTGGGAGGGGTGCAGGCGCACCCGGACGCCTCGCCGGGCCTTGCGGGACTCCGGGTCGCGGTAGGAGAGCCAGACGTCCGGGCGCATCCGGTGGCTGGTGTAGCCGCGCAGACCTGCGAAGAGGGACCGGAACGGGTTGAGCGGGCCGTCCACGTCGAGCAGCAGGAGCGGTCGTTCAGTCATGAAGTAGGCACTACCCAGTACACGATGGAGTGAAATGCCTACCGGCTCTATAACCCGAACGGGTTTACCGCGTTGTTTCCGGTACGGGCCCGATGGCCCTGAAACCCTCCGGAAGGCAGGAAATCTGATGCGTCACACTCGTCGGAACGGCTTGATCGCGGCGATGGTCGCGGGTGGCGGACTGGCGGTCGCGGGGGTGGGCGGCTTCGCGTACGCCGACGCCGACGCGGGCGGGCAGACCGAGCGCTCCCCGGGGCTGCTGTCCGGGAACCTGGTGCAACTGCCCGTGCACGCCCCGGTGAACGTGTGCGGGAACACGGTCAGCGTGGTCGGCGTGCTGAACTCCGCCGCCGGCAACGGCTGTACCAACACCGCTGCGGGCGGGGGGAATCCGGACCCGCGGCCCTCCCATCCGTCGAAACCCGGGTCCGGGGGGCACGGGGGAGGGGCGAGCGCCGAGGGGAGCGGAAAGGGTTCCCCCGGGCTGCTGTCCGGCAACGGCGTCCAGCTCCCGGTGGACCTCCCGCTGAACGTCAGCGGCAACTCGGTGAACGTCGTCGGCGTCGGCAACGGCTCCCACGGGAACACCTCCGTGAACGGCGAGCCCCCGACCGGCGGCAAGCCCGTGCAGCCGCCCGCCGTGCAGCCGCCCGCCGTGCAGCCGCCGGTCGCCCAGCGGCCGGTCACCCCGCCGGCCCCGCCCGCTCCGCGGGACCCGTCGGCCCTGGCCCACACCGGTTCCGACGGGCTCGGCTACCTGGTGCCCGGCAGCGGCGCCCTGCTGCTCGGCGGGGCGCTCCTCTACCGCCGCTTCCGCCTCAGCTGACGCCCCCCGTACGCCAGCCGTCGAGGATCGCGTCGATCCGCGCCGCCAGCCGGGCCCGGGCCGCGAACCGGGGCACCCCCGCCATCAGCAGCGCGTCGTACTCGGTGTCGGTGTGCCGCACCGCGGCCCGCACCGCGACCGACACGGCCTGCTCGTCGAGCGCCCGGCCGGCGGCGGTACGCCCGACCCGGCCGCTGCCGCGCAGCGAGGCGTGGGCGGCGATCGCCTGGGCCCGGTCGGCCGGGCAGCCGGGGAACAGGCGCCGGATCTCGGCCGCGAAGGCGGCGGTGAACCGGACGTCCTCGGCCGCGCGGCGCTGCCGGTCCCGCTCGCGGCGGCGGGCCCGGGCATCGGCGTCGGCGAGGCAGGCCCGCTCGGCGCGGGCCAGCGCGGCGTCCTCCACCAGCAGCCCCTGGCGTTCGTAGCGGCGGCGGCCCTTGTGCCTGCGCACCACGACGGCGTGCAGCGAACTGCCCTCCCGGGCCCGGCGGGTGAGCGCCGTGTCGCCGCGCGGCAGGTAGACGAGATGGCCCAGGTCGGCGCAGTCCAGGCAGCGGGGCACGCCGGATTCGCGGACGAGGTGCCGCAGCGGCCCCCGTCGGCACGCGGCGCAGTGGATCGGCTTCAGCGACTCGAAGACGACGAGACTCATGCCGTTGTGATACCGCCCGCCGAGCCCTATATCACCTGACGCGGAAGGGTTGTTGGTCTTTCATAAAATCCGACTGGAAGTCATGAGGTCTGTCTACCGTGAGCCCCTGGCGAGGAGGAGCACATGGGTGGACGACAGGCGACGGTACGGCGCCCCGGAGCCGCGGCGGCGGCGCGCGAGACGGGGCCCTCGGGCCTCACCGGCCGGGAGGTCGTCATAGCCCCCGGCGGCTGCACGGGATGGCACTACCACCACGTCCCGCTGATGGCGGTGGTCAAGTCCGGGACCCTCACCCGCATCCTGTCCGACGGCACCGTGGAGGTGCACCCGGCCGGCGCCACCTTCGTCGAACCGGCCGGTGCCGGCCACGTACACCTCGGCCGCAACCTCGGGACCCGGCCCGTCGTCCTCCAGATCACCTGCGCCCTCACCGAGGACGACCCCTGGTCGGTGGCCGCCCCGGCCCCCCGGGGCGCCGTGCCCTGCGGCTGTCCCCAGGACCCCCGGTGCACCGCTCAGACGAGCCGGCGTATCTCCCCGCGCACCCGGTAGAAGCCCCCGCTCGCCGCGTGCAGCCCGTCCACCACGTACCGGGCGCCCGCCTCCCGGATCCCGCGCGGGAACTGCACGTTCCAGCCGTGCTCGAAGCCGTCCGAGACCACCTGCACCCGCATCCGCCCGCCCTGCTGGACGCACTCCACCACCACACCGCCGGCCGGCACCGCGGCCACCGAGACCGTGGCCACCGCCGACGCGGACGCCGCCGGGGTGAACACCGGCAGCGCGGCCGCCGACTTCACGTCCACCGCGGTCGGGACCGAACCCTGCTGGGCCGCGGCGATGGCCGCACCGCTCGCGTCCACGCACACCAGCGACCCGTCCGTGGTGACCAGGTACAGCCGCTCGTCCAGGTACTGCATCGACAGGGCCGAACCCCCGCCGGTGCCCAGCTTCCACAGCCGGCGCCCGTCCGCGTCGAAGCAGTACACCGACGAGGAGGAGTCGCCGGCGAAGACGTGCCGGCCGTCCGGGGACGTCGCGCACGAGTACACCGCCGCGTCGCACGGGTACGAGGCCTCGACCCGCCCCGTCGCCTTCGACAGGCGCTGCACGGTGTTGCGCACCGTGCCCGCGTACACCGCGTGCTCCTCCTGCCAGCCGAACAGCACCCCGCCGGGCGTCGCGGTGTGCCACAACTGCCCCGTGCCGTCGGCCGCGTACGCCGTCACACCGGCGCTGTGCCCGTGGTAGACGGCCCGCTCGTCCGCCCGGACCATCCAGGCACCGGTACCGGAGGACTTCCGCGACCACTGGTGCTCGTCCTCGTGGTCGATGACCGTCAGGCCGCCGCCCGCGTCGGAGACGTTGAGCACACCCTCGTGGATGTCGAGCCAGTAGATGTCCACGTCCGCGGCTATCCCGTACGCCCCGAACGGCACCTTCGACGACAGGTCGTACACCGTGCCGTCGTCACAACCCGCGTATATCCAGAACTCGTCCGCCACCAGGCACTTCACCCCGTCCGGCAGGGAGTAGCGGGCCAGCACCTCGCCGCCGTGGCTCAGCGTGTAGACGTCCCCCGCCTGGTTGCCCACCCAGCAGCGGTCCTCGTCCACGTGGATCCCGAAGGCCGAGGAGCCGGTCCGGAAGCGCCACAGCACCGGCGCCACCGCGCGGGCCGTGGACGGAGCCGACGCCACCTGCCGCCGCGTCACCGACCGGGCGGCGCGCGCCCCCCGCACCGCCGGCGCGTACCCCTTGCGGACCTTCTCGCCGATCTTCTTGGCGGCCGCCGCGCGGGCCTTCTCGGCCGTCGGGAACGAGGAGCTCTGCAGCTGGCCGACCGCGCCGATGCGGCCGTAGCGCACCGAGACGCTCACGCCGTCCACGGTCACCTCGTAGAACTTGTGCGCCGCGCCGTCCTCCTGCGACAGCTCCAGATACGTCGTCTCCCGAGCCATGACAGACCCCTCCCCAAGAGCAGGGCCGCCGGCTCTTCTCCACCGGTGATCCCTCGTGAAAAACGTTAGGGCGCACCACTGACAATGGGCTCGTGAAGCTGGAAGCGATCACCTGGCAGCGGATGGCCGAGCGGCTCGCCGGCCACCTCGGCGCGCCCGCGGCGGGCGACACCTGGCAACGGGTCGGCATCGACGGCGCGCCCGCGGCCGACACCGGGGTCCTGGCGGAGGAACTGGCCGGGGCGCTGCGCTCGCGCGGCCGGGCGGTGCTCGTGGTGGCCGCCGGGGGGTTCCTGCGGCCGGCCTCGCTGCGGTTCGAGTACGGGCGCGAGGACGTGGACGCGTACCTCCAGGGCTGGTACGACACGGGCGCGCTGTGGCGCGAGGTGTTCGGCCCGACGGACCCCGGGGGCAGCGGGCGGGTCCTGCCCGACCTGTGGGACCCCGTCACCGACCGGGCCACCCGCAGCCCGTACACCGAACTCCCGCCGGGCGCGGTGGTGATCGTGCACGGGCCGCTGCTGCTGGGGCACTGGTTCCCGTTCGACCTGAGCGTGCACGTCAGCCTCTCGGCGGGGGCGCTGGGGCGGCGGACGCCGGAGGCCGAGCGGTGGACGCTGCCGGCGTTCGCCCGGTACGCGCGGGACACGGACCCGGCCTCCGCGGCCGACGTCCTCGTCCGCGCGGACGACCCCCTCCACCCGGCCTGGACCGGCCTCCCGCCGACCTAGCGCCGCCGCTGCGCGAGCCGGGTCCCCTACCCACCCTTCGCCCGTTCCCCGGGGCTCCGCCCCGGACCCCGCGCCTCAAACTCCCCCAGCTACCGCTGGGAGGTGCCCCCAGGCGGGGCTGGATTTCGCGCAGCGAAATTCCAGCCCGCGCGGCGTTTGAGCGCACCGGGCGCGGAGCGCCCGCCCGGAACGGGTCCGGGCGGAGCCCGGGGAACGGTGGAAGGGCGGGTAGGGGACCCAGCGCCGCGCAGCGGCACGACCACCCGCACACGACCACCGGCCACAGCCACGGGGCCCGGCCCCGCCCCGCACCCGACGGACGGAGTCCGGCGCGGCGGCGCGTGACAAGCTACGGCCGGCCCCCCAGTCGGGCCACGGCGGCGGCAGCCGCGCGGCAGCCGGCGCGGGCGGAGTCCGCGGCGGTCGCCCCCGCGAGGCGGGCCGCCAGGAAGCCGCCCGCGAACGCGTCCCCGGCGCCCGTGGTGTCCACCGCCTCCGCCGGCTCCGCCTCGACCTCGGCGGTGATCCGCCCGCCCTCGGCGACGATCGCGCCGCCCGGACCCCGGGTCACCACCACCAGCGGCACCCGCCGGCTCAGCTCCTCCGCCGCCCGGGCCGGTTCCCCGACCCCCGCCAGCAGCCGGGCCTCGTCCTCGTTCGGCAGGAGCACGCCCGCCCCCGCCACGGCGGCCAGGAAGCGGTCGGGGCCCAGCTCGGCCAGGAACCCCGCCGAGGCCGGGTCGACGCTCACCGGCACCCCCCGGGTCCGGGCGGCCCGCAGCGCGACCAGGGCCAGCTCCCGGCTGCACTCCGAGAAGAACAGGTAGCCCGACAGGTGCAGGTGCCCGGCACCGTCCAGCAGCGCCGGCACCCAGTCGGCGGGGCACAGCCGCAGCGAGGCCCCGCTGTCGGTCAGGAAGGTCCGCTCCGCGTCCTCGCCGACCAGCGCCACCACCGTCCCGGTCGGCTCCGCCGGGTCCACCACCAGCCGGGGCCGTACCCCCGCGTCGACCAGCGCCCGCTCGTGCCAGCGGGCCGACTCGGAGCCCACCCGCGCGAGCAGGCGCACCTCCGCCGTGCCCGTACGGGCCGCCCAGCAGGCGGCGTTGGCCCCGGCCCCGCCGGGGAGGGTGCGGATGCGGGCGGCGGTGTCGGTGGCCGGGGCCAGCGGCTCGCGGTGCACCGCCACCACGTCCGTCACCACGTCGCCGACCACCAGCAGCGCCCCCGGCAGTGCCGCCGGCGCCGCCGTCATGCGCGGGCCGCCCAGGCCCGCGCGATCCGCGCGCCGAGCCGTACGTTGCCGCGTACCGCCGCCAGGTTCGCCTCCAGCGACGCACCGCCCGTCGCCCGCACCAGGAACCCCAGCAGGAACGGCGTCACCGCCTGCCCCGTGATGCCCCGCTCCCGGCACTCGGCCAGCGCCTCGGCCAGGACCCGGTCGTGCAGCGCCGGATCCAGCTGCTCCGCCTCGGCCACCGGGTTGGCGACCAGCAGCGCCGACTCCGGCCCTCCGACGGCGTCCTGAGCGGCCATCACCGCCGCCACCTCCTGCGGCTCCTCCACCGTCCAGTCGACCGGCTCTCCCGAGTCGGCCAGGTAGAAGCCGGGGAACCGCTTCGTCCGGTAGCCGACGACGCCGACCCCGAGCGTCTCCAGGCGCTGGAGCGTGGCCGGCACGTCCAGGATCGACTTCACCCCCGCGCACACGACCGTGATCCGGGTCCGGGCGAGCAGCGACAGGTCCGCCGACTCGTCCTGCGAGAGCGTCCACTGACGGTGTACGCCGCCCAGCCCGCCCGTCGCGAACACCCGCAGCCCCGCCCGCGCGGCCAGGAAGGCCGTCGCCGACACCGTCGTCGCCCCGGTCGCCCCCGCCGCGAGGGCGGGCGCGAGGTCCCGGTGGCCCAGCTTGCGCACCCCCTCACCCGCGGCGATCCGCTCCAGCGCGGCCTTGTCCAGGCCCGCCCGCGGCACCCCGTCCACCACGGCCACGGTCGCCGGAACGGCGCCCTCCGACCGGACCAGTTCCTCCAGTTCCAGCCCCACCTCCAGATTGCGGGGGCGCGGCAGGCCGTGCGCGATGATCGTCGACTCCAGGGCGACGACGGGCCGGCGCGCGGCGAGCGCCTCGCGCACCTCTGGCGACAGGACCGGGATCTCGGATGCTCTGTGCTGTGGCATGTCCCCATCCCTGGCACGGGATTCACGCCCCCAAACACGCCCCTCCCGCTCCGGCGCGAACCTGTCCGAGTAGCGTGCCCGGATGGACACCCGGACCTTCTACGACGAACTCGCCCCGCGCTACGACCTCATGTACGCGGACTGGGACGCGAGCATCGCCCGCCAGGGACGTGCTCTGGACGCCCTGCTCACCGCCTCGCTCGGCCCGGGGCCGCACACCGTGCTCGACAGCGCCTGCGGCATCGGGACCCAGGCGCTGGGCCTGGCGGGCCTGGGCCACCGGGTCACCGGCACCGACCTCAGCCCGCTCGCCGCGGCCCGTGCCGCGCGCGAGGCGGCCGCCCGCGGTCTGACGCTGCCGGTCGCCGCCGCGGACATGCGCGCGCTGCCCTTCCCCGACGCCTCCTTCGACGCCGTCGTGTGCGCCGACAACGCGCTCCCGCACCTGCTGACCGCCGAGGACGTGGGCGCCGCACTGGCCGAAAGCCGCCGGGTGCTGCGCCCCGGCGGGCTGCTGCTGCTCTCCACCCGTCCCTATGGCGAGCTGCGCCGGACCCGGCCCGCGAGCCAGGCCCCGTACGTGCGGACCGGACCGGAGGGGCGCACCGTCACCTTCCAGCTGTGGCACTGGCACGCCGACGGCGAGCGCTACGACGTGGAGCTGTTCCAGCTGCTGCCGTCCGGCGAGGGCTGGAGCACGACGACGTCGAGCGCCACGTACTGGGCGCTGCCCGAGGAGGAGACGTCGGCGTACGTGCGGCGGGCGGGCTTCGGCGAGCCGGTCTGGCACTCCGCCGAGGACACCGGCTTCCACCAGCCGGTCCTCGGCGCGCGCCGGCCGGTGGTGCGGACGCGCTCGACGGAATGACGTGTCGTACGCGCCCGCGCTGGACGCTCTGGTGACCGCGCGGGCGGGGGCGGGGCCCCTAGGCTGACGCACCATGAGCACCAGTGACCACAGCGCCCCCGCCTCCTTCGCCGTGTCCGTCGCGGACGTCCCCGACGCCGAGCTGGAGGCCGAGGAGCTCGATCCCGCGCAGATCGTCTCCGGCACCCCGGCCGTGACCGGCAAGGTGCTGTGGGAGTCGGCGGACGGCTCTCAGATCCGGGGGATCTGGCAGATCACCCCCGGGGTGGTCACCGACACCGAGGCCGACGAACTGTTCGTGGTGGTCAGCGGCCGCGCCACCATCGAGGTCGAGGGCGGCGCGACGTTCGAGGTGGGTCCGGGTTCGGTCTGCGTGCTGCGCGAGGGCGACCGGACCACCTGGACGGTCCACGAGACGCTGCGCAAGGCCTACCACATCAACTGCTGAGGCCCCCCGGCTTCGCCGGCTGGGGGTGGCGGCGGGCGGTGAACAGGGCGAGCGCCGCCATGGGCAGCAGGAGCGCCGCACCGATCGCGTTGAGCCAGCCGTAGCCGGCCTGGGACATGACCAGCCCGGCGGCGGCCCCGCCGACACCGGCGGCGGTGTTCATCGTCAGGTCGCTCAGGCCCTGTACGGCGGCCCGTGCGGCCTGCGGCACCGAGTCGGTCAGCAGCGCCGAGCCGGAGACCATGCCGGCGGACCAGCCGAGCCCGAGCAGGAAGAGCCCGGCCGCGCTCTGGGCGTGGTTCCCGTGGGCGGTGCCGGCGAGCAGAGCGGCGAGGGAGAGCAGGCCGGCCGCGAGCCCGATCACGGACAGCCGGCCGAGGCGGTCGGCGAGCCAGCCCATGACGGGGGAGAAGGCGAACATGCCCGCGATGTGGCCGCTGATCACCAGGCCGACGAGGCGCAGGCCGGCGCCGTGGTGGCTGAGGTCCATCGGCGTCATCACCATGATCGAGACCATGGCGGTGTGGGACACGGCAACGGTCAGCAGCGCGAGCCTGGCCCGCGGCGAGGCCTTGACGGCGGCCAGGCCGGCGCGCAGCGAGCGGGCCTGACGGGACTGTTCCCCGGCCCCGGCCAGGGCCCGGGCGGTCAGCAGCGGGTCGGGCCGCAGGAACACCGCGAGCAGCGTGCCGGTGAGGACGAAGACGGCGCCGGCCCACACGAAGGGGCCCGCCGTCTGGGGTATGGAGGTGCCGGCGAAGCTGTCGCTGGCGGGGGCGGAGAGGTTGGGCCCGAGCACCGCGCCCAGGGTGGAGGACCAGACGACGAGCGAGATCGCGCGGGCCCGCCGGTCGGGCGCGGCGAGGTCGGCGGCGGCGAAGCGGGCCTGGAGGTTGGCGGAGGAGGCCGCGCCGAAGGCGGCCATGCCGAGCATCAGCAGCGGGAAGCTCCTGACCGAGGCGGCCAGGACCACCAGGGCCGCGCCGAGCGTGCCGATGGCGTACGCCACCACGAGCCCCGGGCGGCGTCCGCGCGCGGTCATCAGGGCGGCGAGTGGCAGGGAGACCAGGGCGGTGCCGATCACCGCGGCGGTGGAGGCGAAGCCGGACAGGGCCTCGGTGCCGCTGATCTCGGTGGCCAGCACGGGGGCCAGGGCGATGCTGATCGGCACGCCCAGGCCGCCCAGGATCTGGCTGGCCATGAGCACCGCGGACGTCCGGCGCTGGAGCCGGGGCAGGTCGGCGGCGTCGACCGGCGCGGCCGCGCCGCCGCTGCCGAGGGCGGTGCCGGGGGCTGCGTCGGGGGAGGTGCTCATGCCGGACACCCCCGGCGCTGGGGTGTGTCGGGGCCGGACGGGACGGGGCCTGGAGCGGCAGGAGTGGTCACGGCGGCAGTTTCCCACCGCAGGCCGCGCGGGGGAACCGGGTATACCCGCCCCGGGCCGTGCGGCCACCGGCTGGCACCGCGGCGGAACCCGCAGGTCAGAAGAGGGGCTGCGGGAGCACGCCCTCCAGCGCGAGCAGGATCCGCTTGGTCTCCACCCCGCCGCCGAACCCGCCGATCCCGCCGTCGTTCTCCACCACGCGGTGGCAGGCCACCACCAGGGGCAGCGGGTTCGAGCCCATGGCGTTGCCCACGGCCTGGGCCGCCCCCGGCTGCCCGACGCGGGCGGCCAGCTCCCCGTACCCGACGACCGATCCGTACGGCACCGAGCGGTCGAGCTCCAGCAGCACCTGCTTGTTGAAGCCGGAGCTGAGCCGCCAGTCCAGCGGCAGTTCGAAGCGCCGCAGAGAACCGGCGAAGTACGCCTCCAGCTGGCGTATCGGCTCGGCCAGCAGCACCTCCT contains these protein-coding regions:
- a CDS encoding chaplin, coding for MRHTRRNGLIAAMVAGGGLAVAGVGGFAYADADAGGQTERSPGLLSGNLVQLPVHAPVNVCGNTVSVVGVLNSAAGNGCTNTAAGGGNPDPRPSHPSKPGSGGHGGGASAEGSGKGSPGLLSGNGVQLPVDLPLNVSGNSVNVVGVGNGSHGNTSVNGEPPTGGKPVQPPAVQPPAVQPPVAQRPVTPPAPPAPRDPSALAHTGSDGLGYLVPGSGALLLGGALLYRRFRLS
- a CDS encoding carbohydrate kinase family protein, which codes for MTAAPAALPGALLVVGDVVTDVVAVHREPLAPATDTAARIRTLPGGAGANAACWAARTGTAEVRLLARVGSESARWHERALVDAGVRPRLVVDPAEPTGTVVALVGEDAERTFLTDSGASLRLCPADWVPALLDGAGHLHLSGYLFFSECSRELALVALRAARTRGVPVSVDPASAGFLAELGPDRFLAAVAGAGVLLPNEDEARLLAGVGEPARAAEELSRRVPLVVVTRGPGGAIVAEGGRITAEVEAEPAEAVDTTGAGDAFAGGFLAARLAGATAADSARAGCRAAAAAVARLGGRP
- a CDS encoding DUF2293 domain-containing protein, whose protein sequence is MSLVVFESLKPIHCAACRRGPLRHLVRESGVPRCLDCADLGHLVYLPRGDTALTRRAREGSSLHAVVVRRHKGRRRYERQGLLVEDAALARAERACLADADARARRRERDRQRRAAEDVRFTAAFAAEIRRLFPGCPADRAQAIAAHASLRGSGRVGRTAAGRALDEQAVSVAVRAAVRHTDTEYDALLMAGVPRFAARARLAARIDAILDGWRTGGVS
- a CDS encoding pseudouridine-5'-phosphate glycosidase, whose product is MPQHRASEIPVLSPEVREALAARRPVVALESTIIAHGLPRPRNLEVGLELEELVRSEGAVPATVAVVDGVPRAGLDKAALERIAAGEGVRKLGHRDLAPALAAGATGATTVSATAFLAARAGLRVFATGGLGGVHRQWTLSQDESADLSLLARTRITVVCAGVKSILDVPATLQRLETLGVGVVGYRTKRFPGFYLADSGEPVDWTVEEPQEVAAVMAAQDAVGGPESALLVANPVAEAEQLDPALHDRVLAEALAECRERGITGQAVTPFLLGFLVRATGGASLEANLAAVRGNVRLGARIARAWAARA
- a CDS encoding MFS transporter: MSTSPDAAPGTALGSGGAAAPVDAADLPRLQRRTSAVLMASQILGGLGVPISIALAPVLATEISGTEALSGFASTAAVIGTALVSLPLAALMTARGRRPGLVVAYAIGTLGAALVVLAASVRSFPLLMLGMAAFGAASSANLQARFAAADLAAPDRRARAISLVVWSSTLGAVLGPNLSAPASDSFAGTSIPQTAGPFVWAGAVFVLTGTLLAVFLRPDPLLTARALAGAGEQSRQARSLRAGLAAVKASPRARLALLTVAVSHTAMVSIMVMTPMDLSHHGAGLRLVGLVISGHIAGMFAFSPVMGWLADRLGRLSVIGLAAGLLSLAALLAGTAHGNHAQSAAGLFLLGLGWSAGMVSGSALLTDSVPQAARAAVQGLSDLTMNTAAGVGGAAAGLVMSQAGYGWLNAIGAALLLPMAALALFTARRHPQPAKPGGLSS
- a CDS encoding uridine kinase, which translates into the protein MKLEAITWQRMAERLAGHLGAPAAGDTWQRVGIDGAPAADTGVLAEELAGALRSRGRAVLVVAAGGFLRPASLRFEYGREDVDAYLQGWYDTGALWREVFGPTDPGGSGRVLPDLWDPVTDRATRSPYTELPPGAVVIVHGPLLLGHWFPFDLSVHVSLSAGALGRRTPEAERWTLPAFARYARDTDPASAADVLVRADDPLHPAWTGLPPT
- a CDS encoding class I SAM-dependent methyltransferase, which gives rise to MDTRTFYDELAPRYDLMYADWDASIARQGRALDALLTASLGPGPHTVLDSACGIGTQALGLAGLGHRVTGTDLSPLAAARAAREAAARGLTLPVAAADMRALPFPDASFDAVVCADNALPHLLTAEDVGAALAESRRVLRPGGLLLLSTRPYGELRRTRPASQAPYVRTGPEGRTVTFQLWHWHADGERYDVELFQLLPSGEGWSTTTSSATYWALPEEETSAYVRRAGFGEPVWHSAEDTGFHQPVLGARRPVVRTRSTE
- a CDS encoding cupin domain-containing protein, with translation MGGRQATVRRPGAAAAARETGPSGLTGREVVIAPGGCTGWHYHHVPLMAVVKSGTLTRILSDGTVEVHPAGATFVEPAGAGHVHLGRNLGTRPVVLQITCALTEDDPWSVAAPAPRGAVPCGCPQDPRCTAQTSRRISPRTR
- a CDS encoding methylated-DNA--[protein]-cysteine S-methyltransferase, with protein sequence MDSTERPRGPHLEWTVVPSDIGPLLLAATPGGLVRVEFHARPDRAGRMIGSLVSRLGADAWRPDPGEEVLLAEPIRQLEAYFAGSLRRFELPLDWRLSSGFNKQVLLELDRSVPYGSVVGYGELAARVGQPGAAQAVGNAMGSNPLPLVVACHRVVENDGGIGGFGGGVETKRILLALEGVLPQPLF
- a CDS encoding cupin domain-containing protein codes for the protein MSTSDHSAPASFAVSVADVPDAELEAEELDPAQIVSGTPAVTGKVLWESADGSQIRGIWQITPGVVTDTEADELFVVVSGRATIEVEGGATFEVGPGSVCVLREGDRTTWTVHETLRKAYHINC
- a CDS encoding WGR domain-containing protein, which encodes MARETTYLELSQEDGAAHKFYEVTVDGVSVSVRYGRIGAVGQLQSSSFPTAEKARAAAAKKIGEKVRKGYAPAVRGARAARSVTRRQVASAPSTARAVAPVLWRFRTGSSAFGIHVDEDRCWVGNQAGDVYTLSHGGEVLARYSLPDGVKCLVADEFWIYAGCDDGTVYDLSSKVPFGAYGIAADVDIYWLDIHEGVLNVSDAGGGLTVIDHEDEHQWSRKSSGTGAWMVRADERAVYHGHSAGVTAYAADGTGQLWHTATPGGVLFGWQEEHAVYAGTVRNTVQRLSKATGRVEASYPCDAAVYSCATSPDGRHVFAGDSSSSVYCFDADGRRLWKLGTGGGSALSMQYLDERLYLVTTDGSLVCVDASGAAIAAAQQGSVPTAVDVKSAAALPVFTPAASASAVATVSVAAVPAGGVVVECVQQGGRMRVQVVSDGFEHGWNVQFPRGIREAGARYVVDGLHAASGGFYRVRGEIRRLV